A window from Staphylococcus succinus encodes these proteins:
- a CDS encoding YlaN family protein → MVKNQKLNSAAYDQLNKDADRILQLIKVQMDNLTLPQCPLYEEVLDTQMFGLQKEVDFAVELGLVDSETGKGLMLRLEKELSKLHDAFTNV, encoded by the coding sequence ATGGTAAAGAATCAAAAGTTAAATAGTGCGGCATATGACCAGTTGAATAAAGATGCTGATAGGATTCTCCAACTTATTAAAGTGCAAATGGATAATCTTACATTACCTCAATGCCCATTATATGAAGAAGTACTCGATACTCAAATGTTTGGATTGCAGAAAGAAGTTGATTTTGCAGTTGAACTTGGTTTAGTAGACAGTGAAACGGGCAAAGGTTTAATGCTTCGTTTAGAAAAAGAACTTTCTAAACTGCATGATGCATTTACAAATGTTTAA
- a CDS encoding DUF2197 domain-containing protein, with translation MRKVQCIICDTEVFIDENTLEAKRLKNDPMHTFMCDECKSRLDTPKHRNQISTYNHR, from the coding sequence ATGCGGAAAGTGCAATGTATTATATGTGATACCGAAGTATTTATTGATGAAAATACATTAGAAGCTAAAAGATTAAAAAACGATCCAATGCATACTTTTATGTGTGATGAATGTAAAAGTAGACTCGATACACCTAAACATCGCAATCAAATATCAACATATAATCATCGTTAA
- the typA gene encoding translational GTPase TypA — protein sequence MTKIREDVRNIAIIAHVDHGKTTLVDELLKQSGIFRENEHVDERAMDSNDIERERGITILAKNTAVNYKDNRINILDTPGHADFGGEVERIMKMVDGVVLVVDAYEGTMPQTRFVLKKALEQNLKPVVVVNKIDKPEARPEGVVDEVLDLFIELEANDEQLDFPVVYASAVNGTASLDAEKQDENMQALYETIIDYVPAPIDNRDEPLQFQTALLDYSDYLGRIGVGRVFRGTMRVGDSVSLIKLDGSVKNFRVTKIFGFFGLKREEVNEAYAGDLIAVSGMEDINVGETVTPTDNQDALPVLRIDEPTLEMTFRVNNSPFAGREGDYVTSRQIQERLDQQLETDVSLKVTQTESPDKWIVAGRGELHLSILIENMRREGFELQVSKPQVILREIDGVKCEPFERVQCEVPQEYTGSVIESLGQRKGEMVDMVTTDNGLTRIIFMVPARGLIGYTTEFMSQTRGYGIINHTFEEFRPRVKGRIGGRRNGALVSLDQGKASSYAIMGLEDRGINFMEPGTEVYEGMVVGEHNRENDLTVNVTKEKNQTNVRSANKDQTVTMKRPRVLTLEEALQFINDDELVEATPENIRIRKTILEKSAREKESKRVKQMMQEDE from the coding sequence ATGACTAAAATTAGAGAAGATGTTCGTAATATAGCAATCATCGCTCACGTTGACCATGGTAAAACGACACTTGTAGATGAATTATTAAAACAATCAGGAATTTTCCGTGAGAACGAGCACGTAGATGAAAGAGCAATGGATTCAAATGATATTGAGAGAGAACGTGGTATCACAATCCTTGCTAAAAACACAGCAGTTAATTATAAAGATAATCGAATTAATATTTTAGATACACCAGGACATGCTGACTTTGGCGGAGAAGTAGAACGTATCATGAAAATGGTTGACGGTGTTGTCTTAGTAGTTGATGCATATGAAGGTACAATGCCTCAAACACGTTTTGTATTGAAAAAAGCATTAGAGCAAAATTTAAAACCAGTAGTGGTAGTTAATAAAATTGATAAACCAGAAGCTAGACCAGAAGGTGTAGTTGACGAAGTCTTAGACTTATTTATCGAATTAGAAGCGAACGATGAGCAATTAGATTTCCCAGTAGTTTATGCTTCAGCTGTTAATGGTACAGCAAGTTTAGACGCAGAAAAACAAGACGAAAACATGCAGGCATTATATGAAACAATTATTGATTATGTCCCTGCTCCTATTGATAATAGAGATGAACCATTACAATTCCAAACTGCGTTACTAGATTATAGTGATTATTTAGGACGTATTGGTGTAGGACGTGTGTTCAGAGGAACAATGCGTGTAGGAGATAGTGTATCATTGATTAAATTAGACGGATCAGTTAAAAACTTCCGTGTAACAAAAATCTTTGGTTTCTTCGGTTTAAAACGTGAAGAAGTTAATGAAGCGTATGCTGGCGATTTAATTGCTGTATCTGGAATGGAAGATATCAACGTTGGTGAAACAGTAACACCTACTGATAATCAAGATGCTTTACCAGTATTAAGAATAGATGAACCAACATTAGAAATGACTTTCAGAGTAAATAATTCTCCTTTTGCTGGACGTGAAGGTGATTATGTAACTTCTCGTCAAATTCAAGAACGTTTAGATCAACAATTAGAGACGGATGTGTCATTAAAAGTTACGCAAACTGAATCACCAGATAAATGGATTGTTGCAGGTCGTGGTGAATTACACTTATCAATCTTAATTGAAAACATGAGACGTGAAGGTTTTGAATTACAAGTTTCTAAACCTCAAGTTATTTTAAGAGAAATTGATGGCGTTAAATGTGAACCATTTGAACGTGTACAATGTGAAGTGCCTCAAGAATATACAGGTTCAGTTATTGAATCATTGGGTCAACGTAAAGGTGAAATGGTCGATATGGTAACTACTGATAATGGCTTAACACGTATTATCTTTATGGTACCAGCACGTGGCTTAATCGGTTATACTACTGAATTCATGTCACAAACTCGCGGTTATGGTATTATCAACCATACATTTGAAGAGTTTAGACCTCGTGTTAAAGGACGTATTGGCGGTAGAAGAAATGGTGCTTTAGTATCATTAGATCAAGGTAAAGCAAGTTCATATGCAATTATGGGCTTAGAAGATCGTGGAATAAACTTCATGGAACCTGGTACAGAAGTTTATGAAGGTATGGTTGTTGGTGAACATAATCGTGAAAATGACTTAACAGTTAACGTCACAAAAGAAAAGAACCAAACAAACGTACGTTCTGCAAACAAAGACCAAACTGTAACTATGAAACGTCCTAGAGTATTAACTTTAGAAGAAGCGTTACAATTTATAAATGACGACGAACTTGTAGAAGCTACACCAGAAAATATTCGTATTAGAAAAACAATTTTAGAAAAATCAGCACGTGAGAAAGAATCAAAACGTGTTAAACAAATGATGCAAGAAGACGAATAA
- a CDS encoding DUF5325 family protein codes for MQQKKSKSIFWVLAIIAILFLLLFSFSLAATNVPMMILTLILFIATFGCGFTLKKKYRENDWL; via the coding sequence ATGCAACAAAAAAAATCAAAGTCAATATTTTGGGTACTCGCTATAATAGCCATTTTATTTTTACTATTATTTAGTTTTAGTTTAGCTGCAACTAATGTTCCAATGATGATTTTAACACTTATATTGTTCATTGCAACATTTGGTTGCGGTTTCACATTAAAAAAGAAATATCGTGAAAATGATTGGCTTTAA
- a CDS encoding inositol monophosphatase family protein: protein MTVYEFAKGLILEAGNNVKKIMKQDIEIETKSNPNDLVTNVDKATEKYIFDNIMKTYPNHLVIGEEGHGHDLVDEQGVVWVVDPIDGTLNFVHQKENFAISIGIYNEGKPYAGFVYDVMNDVLYHAKAGEGAYENEHPIPDIPSTPLKTSIIGINPNWLTKPRLGEIFKPIVDEARSARAYGSAALEIVYVATGKLAGYITPRLQPWDFAGGLIILNEVGGKGTNLMGDTLSIYEPSSIVMANKQLHSELISNHFEKNIEIIELLQKRLKNSD, encoded by the coding sequence ATGACTGTTTATGAATTTGCTAAAGGTCTAATATTAGAAGCGGGAAATAATGTTAAAAAAATAATGAAACAAGATATAGAAATAGAAACAAAATCAAACCCAAATGATTTAGTAACTAATGTAGACAAAGCTACTGAAAAATATATATTTGATAATATAATGAAGACATACCCGAATCATTTAGTTATCGGCGAAGAGGGGCATGGACATGACCTAGTAGATGAACAAGGTGTAGTTTGGGTAGTAGATCCTATCGATGGTACATTGAACTTTGTACATCAAAAAGAAAACTTTGCAATATCGATTGGTATATATAATGAAGGAAAACCCTATGCAGGATTTGTTTATGATGTGATGAATGATGTGCTATACCATGCCAAAGCGGGGGAAGGTGCATATGAAAATGAACATCCAATACCAGATATACCTTCGACACCTTTAAAAACAAGTATTATAGGTATAAATCCTAATTGGTTGACCAAGCCAAGGCTAGGAGAAATATTTAAACCGATCGTTGATGAAGCAAGGAGCGCACGTGCTTACGGTTCTGCAGCATTGGAAATTGTTTATGTAGCGACAGGTAAGTTGGCAGGATATATCACACCAAGGTTACAACCTTGGGATTTTGCAGGCGGGTTGATTATCTTGAATGAAGTTGGTGGTAAAGGGACTAATTTAATGGGGGATACATTATCTATTTATGAACCTAGTTCAATTGTTATGGCAAACAAGCAACTTCACTCGGAATTAATAAGTAATCATTTTGAAAAAAATATTGAAATCATAGAATTATTACAAAAAAGATTAAAAAATAGTGATTAG